From the genome of Symphalangus syndactylus isolate Jambi chromosome 7, NHGRI_mSymSyn1-v2.1_pri, whole genome shotgun sequence, one region includes:
- the RECQL4 gene encoding ATP-dependent DNA helicase Q4 isoform X4 → MERLRDVRERLQAWERAFWRQRGRRPSQDDVEAAPEETRALYREYRTLKRTTGQAGGGPRSSESLPAAAEEAPEPHCWGPHLNRAATQSPQPTPGRSCQGSVPDYGQRLKANLKGTLQAGPALGRRPWPLGRPSSKTPTPKPPGTGPVLSFAEKASDEPPHPPEPQPRPGRLQHLQASLSQRLGSLDPGWLQRCHSEVPDFLGAPKACRPDLGSEESQLLPPAESAVLGPGAGSQGPEASALQEVSIGAGSPQPSSSRGEKRRRNKEPWGSPAQVQQESSQAEPPLEGAGAVALEEDPPGEPIQAQPPQPCSSPSTPRYHGLSPSSQARAGKAEGTAHLHIFPRLACHDRGNYVRLNMKQKRYVRGRALRGRLLRKQAWKQKWRKKGESFGGGGATVTIKESCFLNEQFDHWAARCPQPASEEDTDPVGPGPLVPAPQPVPEVPSLDPAVLPLYSLGPSGQLAETPAEVFQALKLLGHQAFRPGQERAVMRILSGISTLLVLPTGAGKSLCYQLPALLYTQRSPCLTLVVSPLLSLMDDQVSGLPPCLKAACIHSGMTRKQRESVLQKVRAAQVHVLMLTPEALVGSGGLPPATRLPPVAFACIDEAHCLSQWSHNFRPCYLRVCKVLRERMGVHCFLGLTATATRRTASDVAQHLAVAKEPGLHGPAPVPANLHLSVSMDRDTDQALLTLLQGERFRNLDSIIIYCNRREDTERIAALLRTCLHAARVPGSGGRAPKTTAEAYHAGMCSRERRRVQRAFMQGQLRVVVATVAFGMGLDRPDVRAVLHLGLPPSFESYVQAVGRAGRDGQPAHCHLFLQPQGEDLRELRRHVHADSTDFLAVKRLVQRVFPACTCTRLPPEQEGAMGEERPVPKYPPQEAEQLGGHQAAPGPRRACTGHERALPIQLTVQALDMPEEAIETLLCYLELHPRHWLELLATTYTHCRLNCPGGPAQLQALAHRCPPLAVCLAQRLPEDPGQGSSSVEFDMVKLVDSMGWELASVRQALCQLQWDHKPRTGVRRGTGVLVEFSELAFHLRSPGDLTPEEKDQICDFLYGRVQARERQALARLRRTFQAFHSVAFPSCGPCLEQQDEGRSTRLKDLLGHYFEEEEAQGPGGMEDAQAPEPGQARLQDWEDQVRGDIRQFLSLRPEEKFSGRAVARIFHGIGSPCYPAQVYGQDRRFWRKYLHLNFHALVGLATEELLRVAR, encoded by the exons ATGGAGCGGCTGCGGGACGTGCGGGAGCGGCTGCAGGCGTGGGAGCGCGCGTTCTGGCGGCAGCGCGGGCGGCGACCGAGCCAG GACGACGTGGAGGCGGCGCCGGAGGAGACACGCG CGCTCTACCGGGAGTACCGCACTCTGAAGCGGACCACGGGCCAGGCCGGCGGCGGGCCCCGCAGCTCCGAGTCGCTCCCCGCGGCGGCCGAAGAG GCGCCAGAGCCCCATTGCTGGGGGCCCCATCTGAATCGGGCTGCGACCCAGAGTCCACAACCTACGCCAGGGCGGAGCTGCCAGGGCTCGGTGCCGGACTACGGGCAGCGGCTCAAGGCCAATCTGAAAGGCACCCTGCAG GCCGGACCAGCCCTGGGCCGCAGACCCTGGCCTCTAGGAAGACCCTCATCCAAGACGCCCACCCCAAAGCCCCCAGGTACAGGGCCTGTCCTCTCCTTTGCAGAAAAAGCCAGTGATGAGCCTCCACATCCCCCTGAGCCCCAGCCAAGGCCAGGCCGGCTCCAGCATCTGCAGGCATCCCTGAGCCAGCGGCTGGGCTCCCTAGATCCTGGCTGGTTACAGCGATGTCACAGTGAGGTCCCAGATTTTCTGGGGGCCCCCAAAGCCTGCAGGCCTGATCTAGGCTCAGAGGAATCACAACTTCTGCCCCCTGCTGAGTCGGCTGTCCTTGGTCCTGGTGCTGGCTCCCAGGGCCCAGAGGCTTCAGCCCTCCAAGAAGTCAGCATCGGTGCAGGGAGTCCCCAGCCCAGCAGCAGTCGAGGCGAGAAGCGGAGACGGAACAAGGAGCCCTGGGGGAGCCCCGCACAGGTCCAGCAGGAGAGCAGCCAGGCTGAACCCCCATTGGAGGGGGCTGGGGCTGTAGCACTTGAGGAAGACCCTCCAGGGGAACCCATACAGGCACAGCCACCTCAGCCCTGCAGCAGCCCGTCGACCCCCAGGTACCACGGACTCAGCCCCTCCAGTCAGGCTAGGGCTGGGAAGGCTGAGGGCACAGCCCACCTGCACATCTTCCCTAGGCTGGCCTGCCATGACAGGGGCAATTATGTACGGCTCAACATGAAGCAGAAACGCTATGTGCGGGGCCGGGCGCTCCGTGGCAGGCTCCTCCGCAAGCAG GCATGGAAGCAGAAGTGGCGGAAGAAAGGGGAGTCCTTTGGGGGTGGTGGTGCCACAGTCACAATCAAGGAGTCTTGCTTCCTGAATGAGCAGTTCGATCACTGGGCAGCCCGGTGTCCCCAGCCAG cGAGTGAGGAAGACACAGACCCTGTTGGGCCTGGGCCGCTGGTTCCTGCACCACAACCTGTACCTGAGGTGCCCAGCCTGGACCCTGCTGTGCTGCCACTCTACTCCCTGGGGCCCTCAGGGCAGCTGGCAG AGACGCCGGCTGAGGTGTTCCAGGCCCTGAAGCTGCTGGGGCACCAAGCCTTCCGCCCTGGGCAGGAGCGTGCAGTCATGCGGATCCTGTCTG GCATCTCCACGCTGCTGGTGCTGCCTACAGGTGCCGGCAAGTCCCTGTGCTACCAGCTCCCGGCGCTGCTCTACACTCAGCGCAGCCCCTGCCTCACGTTGGTCGTCTCTCCCCTGCTGTCACTCATGGACGACCAG GTGTCTGGCCTGCCACCGTGTCTCAAGGCGGCCTGCATACACTCGGGCATGACCAGGAAGCAACGGGAATCTGTCCTGCAGAAG GTTCGGGCAGCCCAGGTACATGTGCTGATGCTGACACCTGAAGCGCTGGTGGGGTCGGGAGGCCTCCCTCCAGCCACACGGCTGCCTCCAGTTGCTTTTGCCTGTATTGATGAGGCCCACTGCCTCTCCCAGTGGTCCCACAACTTCCGGCCCTGCTATCTGCGTGTCTGCAAG GTGCTTCGGGAGCGCATGGGTGTGCACTGCTTCCTGGGCCTCACAGCCACAGCCACACGCCGCACTGCCAGTGACGTGGCACAGCACTTGGCTGTGGCCAAAGAGCCTGGCCTCCATGGGCCAGCCCCAGTTCCCGCCAACCTGCACCTTTCCGTGTCCATGGACAGGGACACAGACCAG GCACTGTTGACGCTGCTGCAAGGCGAACGTTTTCGAAACCTGGATTCCATTATCATTTACTGCAACCGGCGTGAGGACACAGAGCGGATCGCTGCGCTCCTCCGAACCTGCCTGCACGCAGCCCGGGTCCCAGGGTCTGGAG GTCGTGCCCCCAAAACCACGGCCGAGGCCTACCACGCAGGCATGTGCAGCCGGGAACGGCGGCGGGTACAGCGGGCCTTCATGCAGGGCCAGTTGCGGGTGGTGGTGGCCACGGTGGCCTTCGGGATGGGGCTGGACCGGCCAGATGTGCGGGCTGTGCTGCATCTGGGGCTGCCCCCAAGCTTCGAGAGCTACGTGCAGGCCGTGGGCCGGGCCGGGCGTGACGGGCAGCCTGCCCACTGCCACCTCTTCCTGCAGCCCCAG GGCGAAGACCTGCGAGAGCTGCGCAGACACGTGCATGCCGACAGCACGGACTTCCTGGCTGTGAAGAGGCTGGTACAGCGCGTGTTCCCAGCCTGCACCTGCACCAGGCTGCCCCCGGAGCAGGAAGGGGCCATGGGTGAAGAGAGGCCTGTGCCCAAGTACCCCCCTCAAGAGGCTGAACAGCTTGGTGGCCACCAAGCAGCCCCAGGACCCAGAAGGGCCTGCACGGGCCATGAGCGGGCACTCCCAATACAGCTTACTGTACAGGCTCTGGACATGCCGGAGGAGG CCATTGAGACTTTGCTGTGCTACCTGGAGCTGCACCCACGCCACTGGCTGGAGCTGCTGGCGACCACCTATACCCACTGCCGTCTGAACTGCCCTGGGGGCCCTGCCCAGCTTCAGGCCCTGGCCCACAG GTGTCCCCCTTTGGCTGTGTGCTTGGCCCAGCGACTGCCTGAGGACCCGGGGCAAGGCAGCAGTTCCGTGGAGTTTGACATGGTCAAGCTGGTAGACTCCATGGGCTGGGAGCTGGCCTCTGTGCGGCAGGCTCTCTGCCAGCTGCAGTGGGACCACAAGCCCAGGACAG GTGTGCGGCGTGGGACAGGGGTGCTTGTGGAGTTCAGTGAGCTGGCCTTCCACCTTCGCAGCCCGGGGGACCTGACCCCTGAGGAGAAGGACCAGATCTGTGACTTCCTCTATGGCCGTGTGCAGGCCCGGGAGCGCCAGGCCCTGGCCCGTCTGCGCAGAACCTTCCAGGCCTTTCACAG TGTGGCCTTCCCCAGCTGCGGGCCCTGCCTGGAGCAGCAGGATGAGGGGCGCAGCACCAGGCTCAAGGACCTGCTCGGCCACTACTTTGAGGAAGAGGAAGCACAGGGGCCGGGAGGCATGGAGGACGCACAGGCCCCCGAGCCAGGGCAGGCCAGA CTCCAGGATTGGGAGGACCAGGTCCGCGGCGACATCCGCCAGTTTCTGTCCCTGAGGCCGGAGGAGAAGTTCTCGGGCAGGGCTGTGGCCCGCATCTTCCATGGCATCG GAAGCCCCTGCTACCCAGCCCAGGTGTACGGGCAGGACCGGCGCTTCTGGAGAAAATACCTGCACCTGAACTTCCACGCCCTGGTGGGCCTGGCCACGGAAGAGCTCCTGCGGGTGGCCCGCTGA
- the RECQL4 gene encoding ATP-dependent DNA helicase Q4 isoform X14, producing MERLRDVRERLQAWERAFWRQRGRRPSQDDVEAAPEETRALYREYRTLKRTTGQAGGGPRSSESLPAAAEEAPEPHCWGPHLNRAATQSPQPTPGRSCQGSVPDYGQRLKANLKGTLQAGPALGRRPWPLGRPSSKTPTPKPPGTGPVLSFAEKASDEPPHPPEPQPRPGRLQHLQASLSQRLGSLDPGWLQRCHSEVPDFLGAPKACRPDLGSEESQLLPPAESAVLGPGAGSQGPEASALQEVSIGAGSPQPSSSRGEKRRRNKEPWGSPAQVQQESSQAEPPLEGAGAVALEEDPPGEPIQAQPPQPCSSPSTPRLACHDRGNYVRLNMKQKRYVRGRALRGRLLRKQAWKQKWRKKGESFGGGGATVTIKESCFLNEQFDHWAARCPQPASEEDTDPVGPGPLVPAPQPVPEVPSLDPAVLPLYSLGPSGQLAETPAEVFQALKLLGHQAFRPGQERAVMRILSGISTLLVLPTGAGKSLCYQLPALLYTQRSPCLTLVVSPLLSLMDDQVSGLPPCLKAACIHSGMTRKQRESVLQKWSHNFRPCYLRVCKVLRERMGVHCFLGLTATATRRTASDVAQHLAVAKEPGLHGPAPVPANLHLSVSMDRDTDQALLTLLQGERFRNLDSIIIYCNRREDTERIAALLRTCLHAARVPGSGGRAPKTTAEAYHAGMCSRERRRVQRAFMQGQLRVVVATVAFGMGLDRPDVRAVLHLGLPPSFESYVQAVGRAGRDGQPAHCHLFLQPQGEDLRELRRHVHADSTDFLAVKRLVQRVFPACTCTRLPPEQEGAMGEERPVPKYPPQEAEQLGGHQAAPGPRRACTGHERALPIQLTVQALDMPEEAIETLLCYLELHPRHWLELLATTYTHCRLNCPGGPAQLQALAHRCPPLAVCLAQRLPEDPGQGSSSVEFDMVKLVDSMGWELASVRQALCQLQWDHKPRTGVRRGTGVLVEFSELAFHLRSPGDLTPEEKDQICDFLYGRVQARERQALARLRRTFQAFHSVAFPSCGPCLEQQDEGRSTRLKDLLGHYFEEEEAQGPGGMEDAQAPEPGQARLQDWEDQVRGDIRQFLSLRPEEKFSGRAVARIFHGIGSPCYPAQVYGQDRRFWRKYLHLNFHALVGLATEELLRVAR from the exons ATGGAGCGGCTGCGGGACGTGCGGGAGCGGCTGCAGGCGTGGGAGCGCGCGTTCTGGCGGCAGCGCGGGCGGCGACCGAGCCAG GACGACGTGGAGGCGGCGCCGGAGGAGACACGCG CGCTCTACCGGGAGTACCGCACTCTGAAGCGGACCACGGGCCAGGCCGGCGGCGGGCCCCGCAGCTCCGAGTCGCTCCCCGCGGCGGCCGAAGAG GCGCCAGAGCCCCATTGCTGGGGGCCCCATCTGAATCGGGCTGCGACCCAGAGTCCACAACCTACGCCAGGGCGGAGCTGCCAGGGCTCGGTGCCGGACTACGGGCAGCGGCTCAAGGCCAATCTGAAAGGCACCCTGCAG GCCGGACCAGCCCTGGGCCGCAGACCCTGGCCTCTAGGAAGACCCTCATCCAAGACGCCCACCCCAAAGCCCCCAGGTACAGGGCCTGTCCTCTCCTTTGCAGAAAAAGCCAGTGATGAGCCTCCACATCCCCCTGAGCCCCAGCCAAGGCCAGGCCGGCTCCAGCATCTGCAGGCATCCCTGAGCCAGCGGCTGGGCTCCCTAGATCCTGGCTGGTTACAGCGATGTCACAGTGAGGTCCCAGATTTTCTGGGGGCCCCCAAAGCCTGCAGGCCTGATCTAGGCTCAGAGGAATCACAACTTCTGCCCCCTGCTGAGTCGGCTGTCCTTGGTCCTGGTGCTGGCTCCCAGGGCCCAGAGGCTTCAGCCCTCCAAGAAGTCAGCATCGGTGCAGGGAGTCCCCAGCCCAGCAGCAGTCGAGGCGAGAAGCGGAGACGGAACAAGGAGCCCTGGGGGAGCCCCGCACAGGTCCAGCAGGAGAGCAGCCAGGCTGAACCCCCATTGGAGGGGGCTGGGGCTGTAGCACTTGAGGAAGACCCTCCAGGGGAACCCATACAGGCACAGCCACCTCAGCCCTGCAGCAGCCCGTCGACCCCCAG GCTGGCCTGCCATGACAGGGGCAATTATGTACGGCTCAACATGAAGCAGAAACGCTATGTGCGGGGCCGGGCGCTCCGTGGCAGGCTCCTCCGCAAGCAG GCATGGAAGCAGAAGTGGCGGAAGAAAGGGGAGTCCTTTGGGGGTGGTGGTGCCACAGTCACAATCAAGGAGTCTTGCTTCCTGAATGAGCAGTTCGATCACTGGGCAGCCCGGTGTCCCCAGCCAG cGAGTGAGGAAGACACAGACCCTGTTGGGCCTGGGCCGCTGGTTCCTGCACCACAACCTGTACCTGAGGTGCCCAGCCTGGACCCTGCTGTGCTGCCACTCTACTCCCTGGGGCCCTCAGGGCAGCTGGCAG AGACGCCGGCTGAGGTGTTCCAGGCCCTGAAGCTGCTGGGGCACCAAGCCTTCCGCCCTGGGCAGGAGCGTGCAGTCATGCGGATCCTGTCTG GCATCTCCACGCTGCTGGTGCTGCCTACAGGTGCCGGCAAGTCCCTGTGCTACCAGCTCCCGGCGCTGCTCTACACTCAGCGCAGCCCCTGCCTCACGTTGGTCGTCTCTCCCCTGCTGTCACTCATGGACGACCAG GTGTCTGGCCTGCCACCGTGTCTCAAGGCGGCCTGCATACACTCGGGCATGACCAGGAAGCAACGGGAATCTGTCCTGCAGAAG TGGTCCCACAACTTCCGGCCCTGCTATCTGCGTGTCTGCAAG GTGCTTCGGGAGCGCATGGGTGTGCACTGCTTCCTGGGCCTCACAGCCACAGCCACACGCCGCACTGCCAGTGACGTGGCACAGCACTTGGCTGTGGCCAAAGAGCCTGGCCTCCATGGGCCAGCCCCAGTTCCCGCCAACCTGCACCTTTCCGTGTCCATGGACAGGGACACAGACCAG GCACTGTTGACGCTGCTGCAAGGCGAACGTTTTCGAAACCTGGATTCCATTATCATTTACTGCAACCGGCGTGAGGACACAGAGCGGATCGCTGCGCTCCTCCGAACCTGCCTGCACGCAGCCCGGGTCCCAGGGTCTGGAG GTCGTGCCCCCAAAACCACGGCCGAGGCCTACCACGCAGGCATGTGCAGCCGGGAACGGCGGCGGGTACAGCGGGCCTTCATGCAGGGCCAGTTGCGGGTGGTGGTGGCCACGGTGGCCTTCGGGATGGGGCTGGACCGGCCAGATGTGCGGGCTGTGCTGCATCTGGGGCTGCCCCCAAGCTTCGAGAGCTACGTGCAGGCCGTGGGCCGGGCCGGGCGTGACGGGCAGCCTGCCCACTGCCACCTCTTCCTGCAGCCCCAG GGCGAAGACCTGCGAGAGCTGCGCAGACACGTGCATGCCGACAGCACGGACTTCCTGGCTGTGAAGAGGCTGGTACAGCGCGTGTTCCCAGCCTGCACCTGCACCAGGCTGCCCCCGGAGCAGGAAGGGGCCATGGGTGAAGAGAGGCCTGTGCCCAAGTACCCCCCTCAAGAGGCTGAACAGCTTGGTGGCCACCAAGCAGCCCCAGGACCCAGAAGGGCCTGCACGGGCCATGAGCGGGCACTCCCAATACAGCTTACTGTACAGGCTCTGGACATGCCGGAGGAGG CCATTGAGACTTTGCTGTGCTACCTGGAGCTGCACCCACGCCACTGGCTGGAGCTGCTGGCGACCACCTATACCCACTGCCGTCTGAACTGCCCTGGGGGCCCTGCCCAGCTTCAGGCCCTGGCCCACAG GTGTCCCCCTTTGGCTGTGTGCTTGGCCCAGCGACTGCCTGAGGACCCGGGGCAAGGCAGCAGTTCCGTGGAGTTTGACATGGTCAAGCTGGTAGACTCCATGGGCTGGGAGCTGGCCTCTGTGCGGCAGGCTCTCTGCCAGCTGCAGTGGGACCACAAGCCCAGGACAG GTGTGCGGCGTGGGACAGGGGTGCTTGTGGAGTTCAGTGAGCTGGCCTTCCACCTTCGCAGCCCGGGGGACCTGACCCCTGAGGAGAAGGACCAGATCTGTGACTTCCTCTATGGCCGTGTGCAGGCCCGGGAGCGCCAGGCCCTGGCCCGTCTGCGCAGAACCTTCCAGGCCTTTCACAG TGTGGCCTTCCCCAGCTGCGGGCCCTGCCTGGAGCAGCAGGATGAGGGGCGCAGCACCAGGCTCAAGGACCTGCTCGGCCACTACTTTGAGGAAGAGGAAGCACAGGGGCCGGGAGGCATGGAGGACGCACAGGCCCCCGAGCCAGGGCAGGCCAGA CTCCAGGATTGGGAGGACCAGGTCCGCGGCGACATCCGCCAGTTTCTGTCCCTGAGGCCGGAGGAGAAGTTCTCGGGCAGGGCTGTGGCCCGCATCTTCCATGGCATCG GAAGCCCCTGCTACCCAGCCCAGGTGTACGGGCAGGACCGGCGCTTCTGGAGAAAATACCTGCACCTGAACTTCCACGCCCTGGTGGGCCTGGCCACGGAAGAGCTCCTGCGGGTGGCCCGCTGA
- the RECQL4 gene encoding ATP-dependent DNA helicase Q4 isoform X1, with protein sequence MERLRDVRERLQAWERAFWRQRGRRPSQDDVEAAPEETRALYREYRTLKRTTGQAGGGPRSSESLPAAAEEAPEPHCWGPHLNRAATQSPQPTPGRSCQGSVPDYGQRLKANLKGTLQAGPALGRRPWPLGRPSSKTPTPKPPGTGPVLSFAEKASDEPPHPPEPQPRPGRLQHLQASLSQRLGSLDPGWLQRCHSEVPDFLGAPKACRPDLGSEESQLLPPAESAVLGPGAGSQGPEASALQEVSIGAGSPQPSSSRGEKRRRNKEPWGSPAQVQQESSQAEPPLEGAGAVALEEDPPGEPIQAQPPQPCSSPSTPRYHGLSPSSQARAGKAEGTAHLHIFPRLACHDRGNYVRLNMKQKRYVRGRALRGRLLRKQAWKQKWRKKGESFGGGGATVTIKESCFLNEQFDHWAARCPQPELPFHPLLPAPASEEDTDPVGPGPLVPAPQPVPEVPSLDPAVLPLYSLGPSGQLAETPAEVFQALKLLGHQAFRPGQERAVMRILSGISTLLVLPTGAGKSLCYQLPALLYTQRSPCLTLVVSPLLSLMDDQVSGLPPCLKAACIHSGMTRKQRESVLQKVRAAQVHVLMLTPEALVGSGGLPPATRLPPVAFACIDEAHCLSQWSHNFRPCYLRVCKVLRERMGVHCFLGLTATATRRTASDVAQHLAVAKEPGLHGPAPVPANLHLSVSMDRDTDQALLTLLQGERFRNLDSIIIYCNRREDTERIAALLRTCLHAARVPGSGGRAPKTTAEAYHAGMCSRERRRVQRAFMQGQLRVVVATVAFGMGLDRPDVRAVLHLGLPPSFESYVQAVGRAGRDGQPAHCHLFLQPQGEDLRELRRHVHADSTDFLAVKRLVQRVFPACTCTRLPPEQEGAMGEERPVPKYPPQEAEQLGGHQAAPGPRRACTGHERALPIQLTVQALDMPEEAIETLLCYLELHPRHWLELLATTYTHCRLNCPGGPAQLQALAHRCPPLAVCLAQRLPEDPGQGSSSVEFDMVKLVDSMGWELASVRQALCQLQWDHKPRTGVRRGTGVLVEFSELAFHLRSPGDLTPEEKDQICDFLYGRVQARERQALARLRRTFQAFHSVAFPSCGPCLEQQDEGRSTRLKDLLGHYFEEEEAQGPGGMEDAQAPEPGQARLQDWEDQVRGDIRQFLSLRPEEKFSGRAVARIFHGIGSPCYPAQVYGQDRRFWRKYLHLNFHALVGLATEELLRVAR encoded by the exons ATGGAGCGGCTGCGGGACGTGCGGGAGCGGCTGCAGGCGTGGGAGCGCGCGTTCTGGCGGCAGCGCGGGCGGCGACCGAGCCAG GACGACGTGGAGGCGGCGCCGGAGGAGACACGCG CGCTCTACCGGGAGTACCGCACTCTGAAGCGGACCACGGGCCAGGCCGGCGGCGGGCCCCGCAGCTCCGAGTCGCTCCCCGCGGCGGCCGAAGAG GCGCCAGAGCCCCATTGCTGGGGGCCCCATCTGAATCGGGCTGCGACCCAGAGTCCACAACCTACGCCAGGGCGGAGCTGCCAGGGCTCGGTGCCGGACTACGGGCAGCGGCTCAAGGCCAATCTGAAAGGCACCCTGCAG GCCGGACCAGCCCTGGGCCGCAGACCCTGGCCTCTAGGAAGACCCTCATCCAAGACGCCCACCCCAAAGCCCCCAGGTACAGGGCCTGTCCTCTCCTTTGCAGAAAAAGCCAGTGATGAGCCTCCACATCCCCCTGAGCCCCAGCCAAGGCCAGGCCGGCTCCAGCATCTGCAGGCATCCCTGAGCCAGCGGCTGGGCTCCCTAGATCCTGGCTGGTTACAGCGATGTCACAGTGAGGTCCCAGATTTTCTGGGGGCCCCCAAAGCCTGCAGGCCTGATCTAGGCTCAGAGGAATCACAACTTCTGCCCCCTGCTGAGTCGGCTGTCCTTGGTCCTGGTGCTGGCTCCCAGGGCCCAGAGGCTTCAGCCCTCCAAGAAGTCAGCATCGGTGCAGGGAGTCCCCAGCCCAGCAGCAGTCGAGGCGAGAAGCGGAGACGGAACAAGGAGCCCTGGGGGAGCCCCGCACAGGTCCAGCAGGAGAGCAGCCAGGCTGAACCCCCATTGGAGGGGGCTGGGGCTGTAGCACTTGAGGAAGACCCTCCAGGGGAACCCATACAGGCACAGCCACCTCAGCCCTGCAGCAGCCCGTCGACCCCCAGGTACCACGGACTCAGCCCCTCCAGTCAGGCTAGGGCTGGGAAGGCTGAGGGCACAGCCCACCTGCACATCTTCCCTAGGCTGGCCTGCCATGACAGGGGCAATTATGTACGGCTCAACATGAAGCAGAAACGCTATGTGCGGGGCCGGGCGCTCCGTGGCAGGCTCCTCCGCAAGCAG GCATGGAAGCAGAAGTGGCGGAAGAAAGGGGAGTCCTTTGGGGGTGGTGGTGCCACAGTCACAATCAAGGAGTCTTGCTTCCTGAATGAGCAGTTCGATCACTGGGCAGCCCGGTGTCCCCAGCCAG AGCTTCCATTCCAccctctcctgcctgccccagcGAGTGAGGAAGACACAGACCCTGTTGGGCCTGGGCCGCTGGTTCCTGCACCACAACCTGTACCTGAGGTGCCCAGCCTGGACCCTGCTGTGCTGCCACTCTACTCCCTGGGGCCCTCAGGGCAGCTGGCAG AGACGCCGGCTGAGGTGTTCCAGGCCCTGAAGCTGCTGGGGCACCAAGCCTTCCGCCCTGGGCAGGAGCGTGCAGTCATGCGGATCCTGTCTG GCATCTCCACGCTGCTGGTGCTGCCTACAGGTGCCGGCAAGTCCCTGTGCTACCAGCTCCCGGCGCTGCTCTACACTCAGCGCAGCCCCTGCCTCACGTTGGTCGTCTCTCCCCTGCTGTCACTCATGGACGACCAG GTGTCTGGCCTGCCACCGTGTCTCAAGGCGGCCTGCATACACTCGGGCATGACCAGGAAGCAACGGGAATCTGTCCTGCAGAAG GTTCGGGCAGCCCAGGTACATGTGCTGATGCTGACACCTGAAGCGCTGGTGGGGTCGGGAGGCCTCCCTCCAGCCACACGGCTGCCTCCAGTTGCTTTTGCCTGTATTGATGAGGCCCACTGCCTCTCCCAGTGGTCCCACAACTTCCGGCCCTGCTATCTGCGTGTCTGCAAG GTGCTTCGGGAGCGCATGGGTGTGCACTGCTTCCTGGGCCTCACAGCCACAGCCACACGCCGCACTGCCAGTGACGTGGCACAGCACTTGGCTGTGGCCAAAGAGCCTGGCCTCCATGGGCCAGCCCCAGTTCCCGCCAACCTGCACCTTTCCGTGTCCATGGACAGGGACACAGACCAG GCACTGTTGACGCTGCTGCAAGGCGAACGTTTTCGAAACCTGGATTCCATTATCATTTACTGCAACCGGCGTGAGGACACAGAGCGGATCGCTGCGCTCCTCCGAACCTGCCTGCACGCAGCCCGGGTCCCAGGGTCTGGAG GTCGTGCCCCCAAAACCACGGCCGAGGCCTACCACGCAGGCATGTGCAGCCGGGAACGGCGGCGGGTACAGCGGGCCTTCATGCAGGGCCAGTTGCGGGTGGTGGTGGCCACGGTGGCCTTCGGGATGGGGCTGGACCGGCCAGATGTGCGGGCTGTGCTGCATCTGGGGCTGCCCCCAAGCTTCGAGAGCTACGTGCAGGCCGTGGGCCGGGCCGGGCGTGACGGGCAGCCTGCCCACTGCCACCTCTTCCTGCAGCCCCAG GGCGAAGACCTGCGAGAGCTGCGCAGACACGTGCATGCCGACAGCACGGACTTCCTGGCTGTGAAGAGGCTGGTACAGCGCGTGTTCCCAGCCTGCACCTGCACCAGGCTGCCCCCGGAGCAGGAAGGGGCCATGGGTGAAGAGAGGCCTGTGCCCAAGTACCCCCCTCAAGAGGCTGAACAGCTTGGTGGCCACCAAGCAGCCCCAGGACCCAGAAGGGCCTGCACGGGCCATGAGCGGGCACTCCCAATACAGCTTACTGTACAGGCTCTGGACATGCCGGAGGAGG CCATTGAGACTTTGCTGTGCTACCTGGAGCTGCACCCACGCCACTGGCTGGAGCTGCTGGCGACCACCTATACCCACTGCCGTCTGAACTGCCCTGGGGGCCCTGCCCAGCTTCAGGCCCTGGCCCACAG GTGTCCCCCTTTGGCTGTGTGCTTGGCCCAGCGACTGCCTGAGGACCCGGGGCAAGGCAGCAGTTCCGTGGAGTTTGACATGGTCAAGCTGGTAGACTCCATGGGCTGGGAGCTGGCCTCTGTGCGGCAGGCTCTCTGCCAGCTGCAGTGGGACCACAAGCCCAGGACAG GTGTGCGGCGTGGGACAGGGGTGCTTGTGGAGTTCAGTGAGCTGGCCTTCCACCTTCGCAGCCCGGGGGACCTGACCCCTGAGGAGAAGGACCAGATCTGTGACTTCCTCTATGGCCGTGTGCAGGCCCGGGAGCGCCAGGCCCTGGCCCGTCTGCGCAGAACCTTCCAGGCCTTTCACAG TGTGGCCTTCCCCAGCTGCGGGCCCTGCCTGGAGCAGCAGGATGAGGGGCGCAGCACCAGGCTCAAGGACCTGCTCGGCCACTACTTTGAGGAAGAGGAAGCACAGGGGCCGGGAGGCATGGAGGACGCACAGGCCCCCGAGCCAGGGCAGGCCAGA CTCCAGGATTGGGAGGACCAGGTCCGCGGCGACATCCGCCAGTTTCTGTCCCTGAGGCCGGAGGAGAAGTTCTCGGGCAGGGCTGTGGCCCGCATCTTCCATGGCATCG GAAGCCCCTGCTACCCAGCCCAGGTGTACGGGCAGGACCGGCGCTTCTGGAGAAAATACCTGCACCTGAACTTCCACGCCCTGGTGGGCCTGGCCACGGAAGAGCTCCTGCGGGTGGCCCGCTGA